In the genome of Dermatophagoides farinae isolate YC_2012a chromosome 4, ASM2471394v1, whole genome shotgun sequence, the window TACGTATCAAAACACATGTTACACATATGCGATTCTTTACTAAACTATATTTTCGTAGTCTTGGCTCACAGATTCCGTCACGATTTACAGCCGAAgaatttctttatttaaCCGAATTGGATTCAAGAAATTTAATCTAgtgaccatttttttgcttgtttatttgattggcgttcaaaagaaaaaattgtttatttattcattcaagtcCAAAATATACTATTTTtatatcatttattttttatcattgaaatcggTGATTCTTGGTGtaattttatataataataaagaatacaaatggtgatgaatagtgaaatgaaacaaacaaacaaacaaaaaaaacaatgaacaaagTTTCAAAGATCAGGTGCTATCCAATCGATCACTTTCATGGCTACTTCGTAGCCAAAAAAACAGGCTGCATTGGCTGGAAATGCACGAAGAAAAACGGCCATTGCTCCACGATAGAATCCACCGATGCCTTCTTGGCTAACAATCTGACGGACAACGTCACGCATTCCGTTCGGATATTGATTCACGGGTGCCGTTTGTAATCGTGATTTAATCACATCAGCTGGCAGGGCAAAAGACCAGAAAACTATACCGGACATACCACCGGCGAACAATGTTCTCCATACGCCAAGTTCGTGTTCTTGTGGTTGACTGGAATGTCGACGATCATCCGTCGTCGATGGTGAGTGATGTTGAAGATGTCTTTGAAGTAGCTCGTATGTGACGAAATACGCACCACCAGCCGGGACATCCCGACATAGTGTAGCAATTGTGCCACGATAAAGCGATCGAAGGCCACCATCTCGATATAGTTTAAATGCACAATCAATTGGACCATTGAATACAGGTTTATTGCTATTTGCTTGTTGAATCTGTAATAGGCATTTAATTCGTTCTCCAGGTGTTGTAATGAAATTCGTAAACACTGAAGACAGCATACCGGCGTAAAATATCTGTATAGccgaatgatgataaccatCGGCAGGtctttgtaatttttttcccaaactATAACCGAAAAAACAGACTGAATACAACGGAGTTACACCAATCAATGGTGTGGCCATTCCTTTGTAAAATCCTCGTATGCCTTcatcgatgaaaatttttttcacacaatcCCAGGTTCCCGAATAATGTGTTCTTGCCAATGATGGAACTGATTCAAGCTGTGTGGCTGAAGCGATTGACATGGTCTGCATGCGAACTTTGACCGTATCTAATGGATGTCCAGCTGCAACCAAACAAATGCCACCGAAACCACcggcaaaaaaattctttatcgTTGATATTTGTTTCGGTTTGTGACGATGT includes:
- the LOC124490023 gene encoding mitochondrial carnitine/acylcarnitine carrier protein, encoding MTVNSNKQSASHEHRHKPKQISTIKNFFAGGFGGICLVAAGHPLDTVKVRMQTMSIASATQLESVPSLARTHYSGTWDCVKKIFIDEGIRGFYKGMATPLIGVTPLYSVCFFGYSLGKKLQRPADGYHHSAIQIFYAGMLSSVFTNFITTPGERIKCLLQIQQANSNKPVFNGPIDCAFKLYRDGGLRSLYRGTIATLCRDVPAGGAYFVTYELLQRHLQHHSPSTTDDRRHSSQPQEHELGVWRTLFAGGMSGIVFWSFALPADVIKSRLQTAPVNQYPNGMRDVVRQIVSQEGIGGFYRGAMAVFLRAFPANAACFFGYEVAMKVIDWIAPDL